A genomic window from Streptomyces sp. WMMC940 includes:
- a CDS encoding sigma-70 family RNA polymerase sigma factor yields MSGEDRSEPHAGGTGDEAGGLGGETGGRVPSQREGGSSGPGVDASPSPPAPSDADLVLRMRGGDDSAYEELFRRHAAAVRRYARTCCRDAHTADDLTAEVFARTLQAVRGGAGPEQAVRAYLLTTVRRVAAAWTRSARREQLVEDFAVFADQAARATGVPREDTLELGADVRAMHEAERSMALQAFRSLPERWQAVLWHTAVEEEPPSAVAPLFGLTANATAVLAGRAREGLKQAYLQAHVSSALTSGGDCARYADRLGAYARGGLRMRAERGLRKHLETCVRCRLAAGELEQVNSGIPALLPVAVIGWFAAGYSLKAAGIVAVGAAGAGAAAAGAGVGSGSAGAAAGAGSASGGSGGVGGAAAAEGLAAPVKAAIAAAVAAAVGAGLIVALAGEPVPRPHARPPAAQPVVPAPPAAAAPSPAPAAPAVPVAPPGAAPREPVPTVAPAAPGASPARARPAPAPPQPPAPVPVPSPPPGETPSPAPPSPTTVHRLNRLQYGVAGDRTRPEVRLGPDSWVWKRHGMSIGGTRYEHGVSVHARSSVTIDLNRECTSYDALAGVDDMTLGLGAVRFSVYADGVRRWRSPMLRGGDRAVPVSVGLSGRRTLRLVVEPDGVRPLAATAIADWARSRITCV; encoded by the coding sequence ATGAGCGGTGAGGATCGCAGCGAGCCGCACGCCGGAGGCACCGGCGACGAGGCCGGAGGGCTCGGTGGGGAGACCGGCGGGCGGGTCCCGTCGCAACGCGAGGGCGGTTCGTCGGGGCCCGGTGTCGATGCCTCGCCCTCCCCACCGGCACCGTCGGACGCCGATCTGGTCCTGCGGATGCGCGGCGGCGACGACAGCGCGTACGAAGAGCTCTTCCGCAGGCATGCCGCCGCCGTACGCCGCTACGCCCGCACCTGCTGCCGTGACGCCCACACGGCGGACGACCTGACGGCCGAGGTGTTCGCCAGGACGCTGCAGGCGGTGCGGGGAGGCGCGGGACCCGAACAGGCGGTGCGGGCGTATCTGCTGACCACCGTGCGCCGCGTCGCCGCCGCCTGGACGAGGTCCGCCCGCCGGGAGCAACTGGTGGAGGACTTCGCGGTCTTCGCCGACCAGGCGGCACGCGCCACCGGAGTGCCGCGCGAGGACACGCTCGAGCTCGGTGCCGATGTGCGCGCCATGCACGAGGCCGAGCGGTCGATGGCCCTGCAGGCCTTCCGCTCGCTGCCCGAGCGCTGGCAGGCGGTGCTGTGGCACACCGCCGTGGAGGAGGAACCACCGAGCGCGGTGGCGCCGCTGTTCGGCCTCACCGCCAACGCCACGGCGGTCCTGGCGGGCCGCGCCCGGGAAGGGCTCAAGCAGGCCTATCTGCAGGCCCATGTGAGCTCCGCGCTCACCTCGGGCGGCGACTGCGCCCGGTACGCCGACCGCCTCGGCGCCTACGCCCGGGGCGGGCTTCGGATGCGGGCCGAGCGCGGCCTCCGCAAGCACCTGGAGACGTGCGTCAGATGTCGGCTGGCCGCGGGCGAGCTGGAGCAGGTGAACTCCGGGATCCCGGCGCTGCTGCCGGTCGCCGTCATCGGCTGGTTCGCCGCGGGGTACTCGTTGAAGGCCGCCGGGATCGTGGCGGTCGGCGCCGCGGGAGCGGGTGCCGCGGCGGCCGGGGCCGGGGTGGGCTCCGGTTCGGCGGGCGCGGCGGCCGGCGCCGGTTCGGCCTCCGGCGGGTCCGGTGGCGTGGGCGGAGCGGCCGCGGCGGAGGGGCTCGCTGCTCCCGTGAAGGCCGCAATCGCCGCCGCGGTGGCTGCCGCGGTGGGCGCGGGCTTGATAGTGGCGCTCGCGGGTGAACCCGTGCCGAGGCCCCATGCGCGTCCGCCGGCGGCGCAGCCCGTCGTTCCGGCGCCCCCGGCCGCCGCGGCGCCCTCGCCGGCGCCGGCCGCGCCCGCCGTGCCCGTCGCCCCGCCCGGGGCGGCACCCCGTGAGCCGGTGCCCACCGTGGCGCCGGCGGCACCGGGTGCCTCGCCGGCCCGGGCACGTCCGGCACCCGCGCCCCCGCAGCCACCGGCACCGGTGCCCGTGCCGTCCCCACCGCCCGGGGAGACGCCCTCGCCGGCGCCTCCTTCGCCCACGACCGTCCACCGGCTCAACCGGCTCCAGTACGGGGTGGCCGGCGACCGCACCCGGCCCGAAGTACGGCTCGGCCCCGACAGCTGGGTCTGGAAGCGCCACGGCATGTCCATCGGCGGCACCCGGTACGAACACGGCGTCTCCGTCCACGCCAGATCGTCCGTGACGATCGACCTGAACCGCGAGTGCACTTCGTACGACGCGCTCGCCGGCGTCGACGACATGACGCTGGGGCTGGGAGCGGTGCGCTTCTCCGTGTACGCGGACGGGGTGCGGCGGTGGCGGTCGCCGATGCTGCGCGGCGGTGACCGGGCGGTGCCCGTCTCCGTCGGCCTCTCCGGCCGCAGGACGCTCCGCCTGGTCGTCGAACCCGACGGCGTACGGCCACTCGCCGCGACGGCGATCGCCGACTGGGCACGGTCTCGGATCACTTGCGTGTAG
- a CDS encoding M23 family metallopeptidase, whose amino-acid sequence MASNEPALQEPPTAQWVPSDQWAPAPEAEEWNPTEESVRPVRGRHRVVKQRNALARSSTVLGVGVIAAVGAGGMATAQDKPAVSISLPDVIADKLPDAESLPGVGSLMSDDSDDEAVADGPLTTAETAVQGGDAGEALRARILQQAEQQQLKAEAEARAAAEQAAAEQAAAEAKQQATQAAEAAEAERKAAEEAARKAEAERLAKLAASYSLPTSSYTLTSTYGQAGSMWSSGYHTGLDFAAPTGTPVKAVHGGTIKSAGWSGSYGYRIVLELEDGTEVWYCHLSSMTVGVGQKVSTSETIGRVGATGNVTGPHLHLEVHTPGGDGIDPAAWLRDKGLSV is encoded by the coding sequence GTGGCGTCCAACGAGCCTGCCCTCCAGGAGCCCCCCACTGCGCAGTGGGTCCCCAGCGACCAGTGGGCTCCCGCCCCCGAGGCGGAGGAGTGGAACCCGACCGAGGAATCGGTCCGTCCCGTCCGTGGCAGGCACCGCGTCGTCAAGCAGCGCAACGCGCTCGCGCGGAGCTCCACCGTCCTCGGTGTCGGCGTCATCGCCGCGGTCGGCGCGGGCGGCATGGCCACCGCCCAGGACAAGCCCGCGGTCTCCATCTCCCTTCCCGACGTCATCGCGGACAAACTCCCCGACGCCGAATCCCTGCCCGGTGTGGGCTCCTTGATGTCGGACGACTCCGACGACGAAGCCGTCGCGGACGGGCCGCTCACCACGGCCGAAACCGCGGTCCAGGGCGGTGACGCGGGCGAGGCCCTGCGCGCCCGGATCCTCCAGCAGGCCGAGCAGCAGCAGCTCAAGGCCGAGGCCGAGGCGCGGGCCGCTGCCGAGCAGGCCGCCGCGGAGCAGGCCGCCGCCGAGGCGAAGCAGCAGGCGACCCAGGCGGCCGAGGCGGCCGAGGCCGAGCGCAAGGCCGCGGAGGAGGCCGCCCGCAAGGCGGAGGCCGAGCGCCTGGCCAAGCTCGCCGCGAGCTACTCGCTGCCGACCTCGTCGTACACACTGACCTCCACCTACGGGCAGGCCGGATCCATGTGGTCCTCCGGCTACCACACGGGTCTCGACTTCGCCGCACCGACGGGCACCCCCGTCAAGGCCGTGCACGGCGGCACCATCAAGTCGGCCGGCTGGTCCGGTTCGTACGGCTACCGCATCGTGCTGGAGCTCGAGGACGGCACCGAGGTCTGGTACTGCCACCTTTCGTCGATGACCGTCGGCGTGGGGCAGAAGGTCTCCACCTCCGAGACCATCGGCCGCGTCGGCGCCACCGGCAATGTCACCGGCCCGCACCTCCACCTGGAGGTGCACACCCCGGGCGGCGACGGGATCGACCCGGCCGCGTGGCTGCGCGACAAGGGCCTCTCCGTCTGA
- a CDS encoding asparagine synthase-related protein codes for MRWLVGWSSVAASFGTAGAVGSRPSASGDDHRTVHPVGAQLLWGDPDPLWAVGDWRPDEVRVVTAGPPPGSTGGTPTIRLAVLGCCAAGDEELRVGLFAARGGALRHLTAWAGSYTAVVQVGRRITVTGDLAGARPVFYTPWANGTAYATAALPLADLIEAQLDIGHLAALLACPESPEALRDSTPYAGVKRIPPGHALILREGSREITGYEPVASLAVAAPQLDPDRAMEAMRDALVDSVRARLTAPRHAPETLPPDPGPVPGMGPAERRAARGAPAPGIGADLSGGSASGTLALLAAGLPGVPGTILGHGTGAGERLLAVTFNDLATPQGREAEMERAGTIAGNPRLHHVVVAAGAEALPYADLDGPLTDEPGPSLVEAERNRRRLASGSADHFTGHGARQVLDAHPARLADLLMDRRRKPLLRPVSALARASGPTAGSLLVPLTVYRAARRLARTPYRTGLETAAARLPEANRRVTAFDGPLGASLAALAWSRPGPAARWLTGEALAEVSVRLQEAATRPTSVQRPGEARARAALARYAADHRVMEQASEVRSQRLHAPFLDNQVVRAARDLPEALRVQPGARTAVLRTVLAGAGVHDLPPGWGAPSQTASTTATRAGMRLSLPHLLELFDTPLLADAGIVEARVVRKALRAASEGEPVPLDGLADLVSTELWLRRLLARRGTCWTGTEAPRRRAVASGVPRRPTLQA; via the coding sequence ATGCGGTGGTTGGTGGGGTGGAGCAGTGTCGCCGCAAGCTTCGGTACGGCGGGAGCCGTGGGTTCCCGCCCCTCCGCCTCCGGCGACGACCACCGCACCGTCCACCCCGTCGGAGCCCAGCTCCTGTGGGGCGACCCCGATCCGCTGTGGGCCGTCGGCGACTGGCGGCCGGACGAGGTCCGCGTCGTCACCGCCGGCCCTCCCCCCGGCTCCACCGGAGGGACGCCCACCATCCGCCTGGCAGTGCTGGGCTGTTGCGCCGCCGGCGACGAGGAGCTGCGCGTCGGCCTCTTCGCGGCGCGCGGGGGCGCACTGCGCCATCTCACCGCCTGGGCCGGCAGCTACACGGCCGTCGTCCAGGTCGGCCGCCGCATCACCGTCACCGGCGACCTGGCCGGAGCACGCCCCGTCTTCTACACCCCCTGGGCCAACGGCACGGCCTACGCGACCGCCGCACTGCCCCTGGCCGACCTCATCGAGGCCCAGCTCGACATCGGGCACCTCGCCGCGCTCCTCGCCTGCCCCGAATCCCCGGAGGCGCTGCGCGACTCCACCCCGTACGCCGGGGTCAAACGGATCCCGCCCGGTCACGCCCTGATCCTGCGCGAAGGCTCCCGCGAGATCACCGGCTACGAACCCGTCGCCTCCCTCGCCGTCGCCGCGCCCCAACTCGACCCGGACCGGGCCATGGAGGCCATGCGGGACGCGCTCGTCGACTCCGTACGCGCACGGCTCACGGCTCCCCGGCACGCACCCGAGACCCTGCCGCCCGACCCGGGGCCGGTGCCCGGCATGGGGCCTGCGGAACGGCGCGCCGCCCGCGGCGCACCCGCGCCCGGCATCGGCGCCGACCTGTCCGGAGGCAGCGCCTCGGGCACCCTCGCACTGCTCGCCGCCGGTCTGCCCGGCGTCCCGGGCACGATCCTCGGCCACGGCACCGGTGCCGGGGAGCGGCTGCTGGCCGTCACCTTCAACGACCTCGCCACCCCGCAGGGCCGCGAGGCCGAGATGGAACGGGCCGGGACCATCGCCGGGAATCCACGGCTGCACCACGTCGTCGTCGCCGCGGGGGCGGAGGCCCTGCCCTACGCCGATCTGGACGGCCCCCTCACCGACGAGCCGGGCCCCTCCCTCGTCGAGGCCGAACGCAACCGGCGGCGCCTCGCGTCCGGCAGCGCCGACCACTTCACCGGGCACGGCGCCCGGCAGGTCCTGGACGCCCACCCGGCGCGCCTGGCCGACCTGCTGATGGACCGCCGGAGAAAGCCCCTGCTCCGTCCCGTCTCCGCGCTCGCCCGTGCCTCCGGCCCCACCGCCGGCTCGCTGCTCGTGCCGCTCACCGTCTACCGGGCCGCGCGGCGCCTCGCCCGGACCCCCTACCGCACCGGCCTCGAGACGGCGGCCGCACGGCTGCCCGAGGCCAACCGACGGGTGACGGCCTTCGACGGGCCGCTCGGCGCGTCCCTCGCGGCGCTCGCCTGGTCCCGTCCCGGGCCCGCGGCACGCTGGCTCACGGGCGAGGCACTCGCCGAAGTATCGGTTCGCCTCCAGGAGGCGGCGACCCGGCCGACATCGGTGCAACGGCCCGGTGAGGCCCGCGCCCGCGCGGCACTCGCGCGCTACGCCGCGGACCACCGCGTCATGGAACAGGCTTCGGAGGTACGCAGCCAGCGGCTGCACGCCCCCTTCCTCGACAACCAGGTCGTACGGGCCGCACGCGACCTCCCCGAGGCGCTGCGGGTCCAGCCCGGCGCACGCACCGCCGTCCTGCGCACGGTCCTCGCCGGAGCCGGTGTCCACGACCTGCCGCCCGGCTGGGGCGCGCCTTCGCAGACCGCTTCGACCACGGCGACGCGGGCGGGAATGCGGCTGTCGCTGCCGCACCTGCTGGAGCTGTTCGACACTCCGCTGCTCGCCGACGCGGGCATCGTCGAGGCGCGGGTCGTCCGCAAGGCGCTGCGCGCGGCGTCCGAGGGCGAACCGGTGCCGTTGGACGGACTCGCGGACCTGGTCTCGACCGAGCTCTGGCTACGACGGCTGCTGGCACGGCGCGGTACGTGTTGGACGGGGACGGAGGCACCCCGCCGCCGCGCGGTCGCCTCGGGCGTACCCCGCCGCCCGACGCTCCAGGCATAG
- a CDS encoding PrsW family intramembrane metalloprotease, giving the protein MSDWSPQPHPAVRPAVPACDERPLFDAVPERARWRYKPRRDFWRSKAVRAWALITLLALSGLVILALVREQTGTEGFLVGLGLAVLPVPLLMGAFRWLDRVEPGPWRNLVFAFAWGACAAALVAIIANSFATQWIATATADPTHADTIGATVVAPVVEETAKAAAVLLLFLFRRRDFTGLVDGVVVAGFTATGFAFTENILYLGNAFGEDQEFGTSGFASVTAATFFVRIVMSPFAHPLFTVLTGIGFGLAAATARHRRVRRVVLPVLGLLLSMGMHALWNGSGVFGPLGFYAVYAAFMVPAFGLLTWLAVWTRQRELRTVAAELPAYAAAGWLAPAEPLALSSMKARTMARDLAARIHGAAAARAVSEYEVFATSLAFLRHRAERGTAGPDFAAREQELLHHLWQRRDLAGPALTYAARATGRAWQPPPHLDYSGFNPYRG; this is encoded by the coding sequence GTGTCCGACTGGTCCCCGCAGCCGCATCCGGCCGTCCGCCCCGCCGTCCCGGCGTGCGACGAGCGGCCGCTGTTCGACGCCGTGCCGGAGCGCGCCCGCTGGCGCTACAAGCCGCGCCGCGACTTCTGGCGCAGCAAAGCCGTGCGCGCCTGGGCACTGATCACCCTGCTGGCGCTCTCGGGTCTGGTGATCCTCGCCCTGGTGCGCGAGCAGACCGGCACCGAGGGCTTCCTCGTCGGGCTCGGTCTCGCCGTGCTGCCGGTGCCCCTGCTGATGGGGGCGTTCCGCTGGCTGGACCGGGTGGAGCCGGGGCCCTGGCGGAACCTCGTCTTCGCCTTCGCCTGGGGGGCCTGCGCGGCCGCCCTCGTCGCGATCATCGCCAACTCGTTCGCGACCCAGTGGATAGCCACGGCCACGGCCGACCCGACGCACGCGGACACGATCGGTGCGACCGTCGTCGCCCCCGTGGTCGAGGAGACCGCCAAGGCGGCCGCGGTACTGCTGTTGTTCCTCTTCCGGAGACGGGACTTCACCGGCCTCGTCGACGGTGTCGTGGTCGCCGGTTTCACGGCGACGGGCTTCGCGTTCACCGAGAACATCCTCTACCTCGGCAACGCCTTCGGCGAGGACCAGGAGTTCGGCACCTCCGGCTTCGCCTCCGTCACGGCCGCGACGTTCTTCGTACGGATCGTGATGTCTCCGTTCGCGCACCCGCTGTTCACGGTGCTCACGGGCATCGGTTTCGGGCTGGCGGCGGCCACCGCGCGGCACCGGAGGGTCCGCAGGGTCGTGCTGCCCGTACTCGGCCTGCTCCTCTCCATGGGCATGCACGCCCTGTGGAACGGCTCGGGGGTCTTCGGACCTCTGGGCTTCTACGCGGTGTACGCGGCGTTCATGGTGCCCGCCTTCGGTCTGCTGACCTGGCTGGCGGTGTGGACCCGGCAGCGTGAGCTGCGCACGGTCGCGGCCGAACTGCCGGCCTATGCCGCGGCCGGCTGGCTGGCGCCCGCCGAGCCGCTCGCCCTGTCCTCCATGAAGGCCCGCACGATGGCCCGCGATCTGGCGGCCCGCATCCACGGCGCCGCCGCCGCGCGCGCCGTCTCCGAGTACGAGGTGTTCGCCACCTCCCTGGCCTTCCTCCGCCACCGGGCCGAGCGGGGCACGGCCGGGCCGGACTTCGCCGCCCGGGAGCAGGAGCTGCTGCACCATCTGTGGCAGCGCCGGGATCTCGCGGGCCCGGCCCTGACGTACGCCGCCCGCGCCACGGGCCGCGCCTGGCAGCCCCCTCCGCATCTGGACTACAGCGGCTTCAACCCGTATCGCGGCTGA
- the trmB gene encoding tRNA (guanosine(46)-N7)-methyltransferase TrmB codes for MSEFENVATGGPDGDAPRTATTARPKGEPRFPGGPAADPAGSHHERRIRSFQPRRSRVTAGQADALRRLWPLWGLDIDGLRVLDPGEMFGGLPVVLEIGFGMGEATARMAAADPATGILAVDVHTPGQGNLLGLAERAGLDNVRVANGDAIILLREMLPPASLDGLRVYFPDPWPKKRHHKRRLIQPEFLTLAAGRMKPGAVLHCATDWEPYAEQMLEVLGAHPDFENTEAAGGYAPRPAFRPLTRFEGHGLDKGHVVHDLLFRRRDA; via the coding sequence GTGTCTGAGTTCGAGAACGTCGCCACCGGTGGTCCGGACGGGGACGCCCCCCGTACCGCCACCACCGCACGGCCGAAGGGTGAGCCCCGGTTCCCGGGCGGCCCGGCGGCCGACCCCGCGGGTTCGCACCACGAGCGGCGGATCCGCAGCTTCCAGCCGCGCCGGAGCCGGGTGACGGCCGGCCAGGCCGACGCTCTGCGGCGCCTCTGGCCGCTGTGGGGGCTGGACATCGACGGGCTCCGCGTGCTCGACCCGGGCGAGATGTTCGGCGGACTGCCGGTCGTCCTGGAGATCGGCTTCGGCATGGGCGAGGCGACCGCGCGGATGGCCGCGGCCGACCCGGCCACGGGCATCCTCGCCGTGGACGTCCACACCCCCGGCCAGGGCAATCTGCTCGGGCTGGCGGAGCGGGCGGGCCTGGACAACGTGCGGGTGGCCAACGGCGACGCGATCATCCTGCTCCGCGAGATGCTGCCCCCGGCCTCGCTCGACGGCCTGCGGGTGTACTTCCCGGACCCCTGGCCCAAGAAGCGCCACCACAAGCGCCGGCTGATCCAGCCGGAGTTCCTCACCCTGGCGGCGGGCCGGATGAAGCCGGGCGCCGTCCTGCACTGCGCGACGGACTGGGAGCCGTACGCCGAGCAGATGCTCGAGGTGCTCGGCGCCCATCCGGACTTCGAGAACACCGAGGCAGCCGGCGGCTACGCGCCCCGCCCCGCCTTCCGCCCGCTGACCCGCTTCGAGGGACATGGCCTCGACAAGGGGCATGTGGTCCACGACCTCCTCTTCCGGCGCCGGGACGCCTGA
- a CDS encoding TetR/AcrR family transcriptional regulator: MHIQDSHWSGAVATEVGGSGRVSAAANSRSAPLRVDAQRNLEHVLRAAREVFGELGYGAPMEDVARRARVGVGTVYRRFPSKDVLVRRIAEEETSRLTEQARTALGQEEEPWSALSRFLRTSVASGAGRLLPPHVLRVGVADDSTVVDDAVREETRVPQQRLGLAGQPELRVVAPRPVPAAEQDDAGAGELLDVVGQLVDRARAAGELRADVTVADVLLVIATAAPSLPDAAQQAAASARLLDILLEGLRSRPV; the protein is encoded by the coding sequence ATGCACATTCAGGATTCGCATTGGTCGGGCGCTGTCGCCACGGAGGTCGGTGGAAGCGGGCGCGTGAGCGCGGCCGCTAACAGCCGCTCGGCACCGCTGCGGGTGGACGCGCAGCGCAATCTGGAGCACGTGCTCAGGGCCGCTCGCGAGGTGTTCGGGGAGCTCGGCTACGGCGCTCCGATGGAGGACGTGGCACGTCGGGCGCGGGTGGGCGTGGGCACGGTCTACCGCCGCTTCCCGAGCAAGGACGTGCTGGTACGGCGGATAGCCGAGGAGGAGACCTCCCGGCTCACGGAGCAGGCGCGTACCGCCCTCGGCCAGGAGGAGGAGCCCTGGTCGGCGCTCTCCCGCTTCCTGCGCACGTCGGTGGCCTCGGGTGCGGGCCGGCTGCTGCCGCCGCACGTTCTGCGGGTCGGTGTGGCCGACGACTCGACGGTCGTCGACGACGCGGTCCGGGAGGAGACGCGGGTGCCGCAGCAGCGTCTGGGCCTCGCCGGGCAGCCCGAACTGCGGGTGGTCGCACCGCGTCCGGTGCCCGCCGCCGAGCAGGACGACGCGGGAGCGGGCGAGCTGCTCGACGTCGTGGGGCAGCTGGTCGACCGGGCGCGGGCGGCCGGTGAACTGCGCGCCGACGTCACCGTGGCGGACGTACTGCTGGTGATAGCCACCGCCGCGCCGTCCCTGCCGGACGCCGCGCAGCAGGCGGCTGCCTCGGCACGACTGCTGGACATCCTGCTGGAGGGGCTGCGCTCGCGGCCCGTGTGA
- the lhgO gene encoding L-2-hydroxyglutarate oxidase yields the protein MVKAAAFDCDVLVIGGGIIGLSTAHALTRAAPGTSVVVLEKEPGPARHQTGRNSGVIHSGIYYRPGSLKARFAVRGAAETVKFCAEYGLPHEVTGKLIVATAREELPRLHALVQRGRENGIPVRELGPAQIAEYEPEVGGVAAIHVGTTGVCDFGAVAAQLAEVSAASGAEVRYGEEVRLVDRRPRGVAVLTSTGRIVRARTLVNCAGLHCDRVAELAGERPGMRIVPFRGEYYELARPELVRGLVYPVPDPAFPFLGVHLTRGIEGGVHVGPNAVPALAREGYGWSTVRPGELAATLAWPGSWRIARRHWRYGAGELHRSLSKRAFAAAVRRLLPAVTEDDLRPVAAGVRAQAVLRDGTLVDDFMIKESPRAVHVLNAPSPAATASLPIGREVARRALAHLAEV from the coding sequence GTGGTGAAGGCGGCCGCATTCGACTGCGACGTGCTGGTGATCGGCGGCGGGATCATCGGGCTGTCGACGGCCCATGCCCTGACGCGTGCCGCGCCGGGCACCTCGGTGGTGGTGCTGGAGAAGGAGCCGGGCCCGGCCCGTCACCAGACGGGGCGGAACAGCGGAGTGATCCACAGCGGGATCTACTACCGCCCGGGTTCACTGAAGGCACGTTTCGCCGTGCGCGGCGCGGCGGAGACGGTGAAGTTCTGCGCCGAGTACGGCCTCCCCCACGAGGTCACCGGCAAGCTCATCGTCGCCACCGCGCGCGAGGAGCTGCCCCGGCTGCACGCGCTCGTCCAGCGCGGCCGGGAGAACGGCATCCCCGTGCGCGAGCTGGGCCCCGCCCAGATCGCGGAGTACGAGCCGGAGGTCGGCGGCGTCGCCGCGATCCACGTCGGCACGACCGGGGTGTGCGACTTCGGGGCCGTCGCCGCCCAGCTGGCGGAGGTCTCGGCCGCCTCGGGTGCGGAGGTCCGCTACGGCGAGGAGGTGCGGCTCGTCGACCGGCGCCCGCGGGGTGTCGCGGTCCTTACGTCCACCGGCCGGATCGTCCGCGCCCGCACCCTGGTGAACTGTGCGGGACTGCACTGCGACCGGGTGGCCGAGCTCGCCGGGGAGCGGCCCGGCATGCGGATCGTGCCCTTCCGCGGGGAATACTACGAGCTGGCCCGCCCCGAGCTGGTGCGCGGCCTGGTGTACCCGGTGCCCGACCCCGCCTTCCCCTTCCTCGGGGTCCACCTCACACGCGGCATCGAGGGAGGCGTCCACGTGGGACCGAACGCCGTCCCGGCGCTGGCCCGCGAGGGATACGGCTGGTCAACGGTCCGACCGGGCGAGCTCGCGGCCACACTGGCCTGGCCCGGTTCCTGGCGGATCGCCCGGCGCCACTGGCGTTACGGCGCGGGCGAGCTGCACCGCTCGCTCTCGAAGCGCGCCTTCGCCGCGGCCGTGCGGCGGCTGCTGCCGGCCGTCACGGAGGACGATCTGCGGCCGGTGGCCGCGGGCGTCCGGGCCCAGGCGGTGCTCCGGGACGGCACCCTGGTGGACGACTTCATGATCAAGGAGTCGCCCCGGGCGGTCCACGTCCTGAACGCACCGTCCCCGGCCGCGACCGCCTCACTGCCGATCGGCCGGGAGGTGGCCAGGCGGGCGCTCGCCCATCTCGCCGAAGTGTGA
- a CDS encoding MFS transporter, with translation MSREQRGPNEKLGTVLALAGISNAGLARRVNDLGAQRGLTLRYDKTSVARWVSKGMVPQGAAPHLIAAAIGQKLGRPVPLHEIGLADADPAPEVGLAFPRDVGEAVKAATELYRLDLAGRRAGGGGIWQSLAGSFSVSAYATPASRWLINPADSSVERPLRGTGGGESQEGSEDGQVRVGHSDVTKLREAAEDARRWDSKYGGGDWRSSMVPECLRVDAAPLLLGSYSDEVGRALFGATAELTRLAGWMAFDTGQQEAAQRYYIQALRLARAAADVPLGGYVLASMSLQATYRGFADEGVDLAQAAVERNRGLATARTMSFFRLVEARAHAKASDALAAGAALKAAESWLERSREGDADPSWLGFYSYDRFAADAAECYRDLKAPRQVRRFTEQALSRPTEEYVRSHGLRLVVSAVAELESGNLDAACAAGTRAVEVAGRISSARTTEYVRDLLHRLEPYGDEPRVAELRERARPLLMAPA, from the coding sequence ATGTCCAGGGAGCAACGCGGGCCGAACGAAAAGCTCGGCACCGTTCTCGCCCTCGCGGGAATCAGCAACGCCGGCCTGGCCCGGCGGGTCAACGACCTCGGGGCGCAGCGCGGTCTGACCCTCCGCTACGACAAGACGTCGGTGGCGCGGTGGGTGTCGAAGGGCATGGTGCCGCAGGGCGCCGCGCCGCATCTCATCGCGGCGGCCATCGGGCAGAAGCTGGGCCGCCCGGTGCCGCTGCACGAGATCGGGCTCGCGGACGCGGACCCGGCGCCCGAGGTCGGGCTGGCCTTCCCCCGGGACGTGGGCGAGGCGGTGAAGGCCGCCACTGAGCTGTACCGGCTGGATCTCGCCGGCCGACGCGCGGGCGGCGGCGGGATCTGGCAGTCACTGGCCGGTTCCTTCTCGGTGAGCGCTTACGCCACCCCCGCCTCCCGCTGGCTGATCAACCCGGCCGACTCGTCCGTGGAACGCCCCCTCCGGGGAACCGGGGGCGGCGAGAGCCAGGAGGGCTCCGAGGACGGCCAGGTGCGGGTGGGCCACAGCGATGTGACCAAGCTGCGCGAGGCGGCCGAGGACGCCCGGCGCTGGGATTCCAAGTACGGCGGCGGGGACTGGCGTTCGTCGATGGTCCCGGAGTGCTTACGGGTCGACGCGGCGCCGCTGCTGCTCGGTTCGTACTCGGACGAGGTGGGCCGGGCCCTGTTCGGGGCGACGGCCGAGCTGACCCGGCTGGCGGGCTGGATGGCCTTCGACACCGGCCAGCAGGAGGCGGCCCAGCGCTACTACATCCAGGCGCTGCGGCTGGCACGCGCGGCGGCCGATGTTCCGCTGGGGGGCTACGTCCTGGCGTCGATGTCGCTGCAGGCGACCTATCGTGGCTTCGCCGACGAGGGCGTGGACCTCGCGCAGGCGGCCGTGGAGCGCAACCGCGGCCTGGCGACGGCCCGCACGATGAGCTTCTTCCGGCTGGTGGAGGCACGGGCCCATGCGAAGGCGAGCGACGCGCTCGCCGCCGGGGCGGCGCTGAAGGCCGCGGAGAGCTGGCTGGAGCGCTCGCGGGAGGGCGACGCGGACCCGTCCTGGCTGGGGTTCTACTCGTACGACCGGTTCGCGGCGGACGCAGCCGAGTGCTACCGGGACCTCAAGGCGCCCCGCCAGGTGCGCCGCTTCACCGAGCAGGCGCTGTCCCGGCCCACGGAGGAGTACGTGCGCTCGCACGGACTGCGTCTCGTGGTGAGCGCCGTGGCCGAGCTGGAGTCCGGCAACCTGGACGCCGCCTGTGCGGCGGGCACCCGCGCGGTGGAGGTCGCGGGCCGGATCTCCTCCGCGCGTACGACGGAGTACGTACGGGACCTGCTGCACCGGCTGGAGCCGTACGGGGACGAACCGAGGGTGGCGGAGCTGAGGGAGCGGGCCAGACCGCTGCTGATGGCACCGGCGTGA